A portion of the Paenibacillus marchantiae genome contains these proteins:
- a CDS encoding sensor histidine kinase, with translation MKIVRKSLRLRIVVTFFGIVIVSLILSFILNMRSQENTPNHSMVTIAEDIATMINLIDDPEKVKTSLDIFARYGLDINSVNEQSEVLASLPDDKVHELFDENTTEAFILSNKDETAIVGVPRMNEEKDALLIKINFSSIFHNVKRTLFISLLTVLVIGSLLIMFMSGYIVKPIKRLTAAAKKMASGDLSVRLKHNNPDEFGELMESFNHMARELQKIDSVRDDFVSNVSHEMQSPLTSIRGFTRALQDGVIPLEEQKEHLDIIYEETLRLSRLSDNLLRLASLDSEHHPFNPSTFQLDEQLRRTIVLAEPQWAHKNIRIELDLLPCEITVDKDLFEQVWQNLINNAIKYTGTAGSIHIEIEMSTSFVKVSIRDSGQGIPEEALPYIFDRFYMVDKARSSALRGNGLGLSIVIKILKLHDCTIDVESRVGEGTQFTVTIPDLRLHLK, from the coding sequence ATGAAAATCGTGAGGAAAAGCCTGCGTCTACGAATCGTAGTTACCTTTTTTGGTATTGTGATCGTCAGTTTAATTCTCTCCTTTATATTAAATATGCGATCTCAGGAAAACACACCAAATCATTCTATGGTTACGATTGCCGAAGACATAGCTACGATGATAAATCTGATTGATGATCCGGAAAAAGTGAAAACAAGCTTGGATATCTTTGCACGATACGGCTTGGACATAAACTCCGTGAATGAACAAAGTGAAGTGCTTGCTTCACTACCAGATGATAAAGTTCATGAATTATTCGATGAAAATACCACGGAAGCGTTTATTCTATCCAATAAAGATGAGACAGCGATTGTTGGTGTTCCCAGGATGAATGAAGAAAAAGATGCGCTCCTGATCAAAATTAATTTTTCATCGATTTTTCATAATGTGAAACGTACATTATTTATATCGCTATTAACTGTCTTAGTCATAGGAAGCTTATTAATCATGTTCATGTCTGGGTACATTGTGAAACCGATCAAAAGGCTAACTGCTGCAGCTAAGAAAATGGCTTCAGGCGATCTGTCTGTCCGGTTGAAACATAATAATCCAGATGAGTTTGGTGAGCTGATGGAGAGCTTTAATCATATGGCCCGTGAGTTGCAAAAAATAGACTCAGTGCGTGATGATTTTGTCAGTAATGTCTCTCATGAAATGCAGTCCCCACTAACATCGATTAGAGGATTCACAAGAGCGCTGCAAGATGGTGTCATCCCTTTGGAAGAGCAGAAAGAGCATCTGGATATCATATACGAGGAAACATTACGCCTTTCCAGGCTTAGTGATAATTTACTTCGGTTAGCCTCGCTGGACTCGGAGCACCATCCGTTTAATCCCAGTACGTTCCAATTAGATGAGCAATTAAGAAGAACGATCGTATTAGCAGAACCCCAGTGGGCGCACAAAAATATCAGGATTGAATTGGATTTATTGCCTTGCGAGATCACGGTCGATAAAGATTTGTTTGAGCAGGTCTGGCAGAATTTAATCAACAATGCGATAAAATATACGGGTACCGCTGGGTCCATTCACATCGAAATCGAGATGTCCACGTCATTCGTGAAGGTATCGATTAGAGACTCAGGACAAGGAATACCCGAGGAGGCCCTTCCGTATATTTTCGATCGATTTTATATGGTGGACAAAGCACGGAGCAGTGCTCTTAGAGGCAATGGATTAGGGCTTTCCATCGTGATTAAAATTTTGAAATTGCATGATTGTACAATTGATGTGGAGAGCAGGGTTGGAGAAGGAACGCAGTTTACGGTTACGATCCCAGACCTTCGACTACATCTTAAGTAA
- a CDS encoding response regulator transcription factor, producing the protein MNTILVVDDDSHIRKLIRIYLEKNQFSVVEAPDGQEALNILSHTKIDLAIVDVMMPRVDGIELTEDIRSYMDIPILMVTAKGESKDKVRGFNAGSDDYLVKPFDPVELILRVKSLMKRYNKISSNVIHIGGATIDLSNLTVEAGAQTVELKKKECELLFALASLPGQIFTRTQLIEDIWGIDYEGDERTVDVHIKRLRERLEPIPKLIISTIRGLGYRLESV; encoded by the coding sequence ATGAACACGATTCTTGTGGTGGATGATGATTCCCATATCCGCAAATTAATCCGAATTTATCTCGAAAAAAATCAGTTTTCCGTCGTGGAAGCGCCGGATGGCCAAGAAGCACTGAACATTTTGTCTCATACCAAAATTGATTTAGCTATTGTAGATGTGATGATGCCAAGAGTAGATGGTATTGAACTGACCGAAGACATTCGATCTTATATGGATATTCCGATTCTGATGGTGACTGCCAAGGGAGAATCCAAGGATAAAGTCAGAGGATTCAATGCAGGGTCAGACGATTATTTAGTAAAACCTTTTGATCCTGTGGAGTTAATTTTGCGTGTAAAATCTTTAATGAAGAGATACAACAAGATTTCATCGAATGTTATTCATATAGGCGGTGCAACGATTGATCTGAGCAATTTGACAGTGGAGGCAGGAGCTCAAACGGTTGAATTGAAAAAGAAGGAATGTGAATTGTTGTTTGCTCTGGCGAGTTTGCCAGGGCAAATATTCACACGTACACAGCTTATAGAAGATATATGGGGAATCGATTATGAAGGTGATGAGCGTACCGTTGATGTGCATATCAAAAGGTTACGAGAACGGCTTGAACCGATCCCTAAGTTGATCATTTCGACGATAAGAGGACTTGGATATCGTTTGGAGAGTGTATGA
- a CDS encoding UbiD family decarboxylase: protein MKYRNMEDCINDLEQHGHLIRVKEEVDPHLEMAAIHMKVHEAKGPALLFENVKGSKFQAVSNLFGTLERSKFMFRGTLEGVQRVMAVRDDPMKALKTPFQHISTGLAAWQALPKQKSISLPVTAQEIQISDLPLIKHWPMDGGAFVTLPQVYSEDPDKPGIMNSNLGMYRVQLSGNDYELNKEIGLHYQIHRGIGIHQAKAVKKGEPLKVSVFIGGPPAHTLSAVMPLPEGLSEMTFAGLLAGRRFRYSYKDGYCISNDADFVITGDIYPDETKPEGPFGDHLGYYSLTHPFPLMRVHKVYAKPNAIWPFTVVGRPPQEDTAFGDLIHEITGDAIKQEVPGVKEVHAVDAAGVHPLLFAIGSERYTPYQTVKQPTELLTIASRILGTGQLSLAKYLFITAEDQQPLDTHREVEFLTYILERMDLQRDIHFHTNTTIDTLDYSGTGLNSGSKVVFAAYGDKKRELCREVPETLKDIRGYSNPQLVMPGIVAIQGAPFNSYADTEQEMKAFTDMLKEKGNLSSCPMIVLCDDSSFLSANLSNFLWATFTRSNPSHDMYGVNSSYNYKHWGCDQIIIDARVKPHQAPPLIPDPSVEKGIERFFVQGASLSSIKI, encoded by the coding sequence ATGAAATATCGCAATATGGAAGATTGCATTAATGATCTGGAGCAGCATGGACATTTGATTCGAGTGAAGGAAGAAGTGGACCCTCATTTGGAGATGGCAGCGATACATATGAAAGTGCATGAGGCGAAAGGCCCAGCTCTGCTTTTCGAAAATGTGAAAGGCTCCAAGTTCCAGGCTGTTTCGAACCTGTTCGGTACACTGGAACGAAGCAAATTCATGTTCCGTGGAACGCTTGAAGGTGTACAACGTGTCATGGCTGTCCGGGATGATCCAATGAAGGCACTCAAGACGCCTTTTCAGCATATCAGCACCGGTCTTGCCGCGTGGCAGGCTCTACCTAAGCAGAAGTCCATCAGTTTGCCTGTAACCGCGCAAGAGATTCAAATCTCAGATCTGCCGTTGATCAAGCATTGGCCTATGGATGGTGGAGCATTCGTTACGCTGCCTCAAGTTTATTCGGAAGACCCAGACAAGCCAGGCATCATGAACTCCAATCTGGGCATGTATCGGGTACAGCTAAGTGGTAATGATTATGAACTGAATAAGGAAATTGGACTTCATTATCAGATCCATCGCGGAATTGGTATTCATCAGGCCAAAGCAGTCAAAAAGGGAGAACCCCTGAAAGTGAGTGTATTCATTGGGGGTCCGCCGGCACATACACTTTCTGCAGTGATGCCTTTGCCTGAAGGACTCAGTGAGATGACTTTCGCGGGGCTACTTGCCGGCCGGCGTTTCCGTTACAGCTATAAGGATGGGTATTGCATCAGCAATGACGCCGATTTTGTCATCACGGGTGATATTTACCCGGACGAGACGAAGCCTGAAGGACCGTTTGGTGATCATCTTGGATATTACAGTCTGACCCATCCGTTCCCACTAATGAGAGTGCATAAAGTGTACGCCAAGCCGAATGCGATCTGGCCATTTACCGTGGTGGGTCGTCCTCCGCAAGAGGATACTGCATTTGGGGATCTGATTCACGAAATTACGGGTGATGCCATTAAACAGGAAGTTCCCGGTGTGAAAGAAGTCCATGCTGTCGATGCAGCAGGAGTGCATCCGCTTCTGTTCGCGATCGGAAGTGAGCGGTATACGCCCTATCAGACGGTAAAACAGCCAACAGAGCTGCTGACGATTGCGAGTCGTATTCTGGGTACAGGCCAGCTCAGTCTGGCGAAGTATTTGTTTATCACAGCAGAAGATCAGCAACCGCTGGATACGCACCGAGAAGTGGAGTTCCTGACGTATATCCTGGAACGAATGGATCTGCAACGGGACATTCATTTTCATACCAACACAACGATCGATACGCTGGATTACTCGGGAACCGGGTTGAATAGCGGCAGTAAGGTTGTATTTGCAGCCTATGGGGACAAGAAACGGGAATTGTGCCGTGAAGTACCGGAGACATTGAAGGATATCCGGGGTTATAGTAATCCGCAGCTCGTGATGCCAGGAATTGTAGCTATTCAGGGTGCGCCATTCAATAGTTATGCGGATACAGAACAAGAAATGAAGGCATTTACGGACATGCTGAAGGAAAAAGGAAACCTGTCTTCTTGTCCAATGATTGTATTATGTGACGATAGTTCTTTCCTGAGTGCGAATCTCAGCAACTTCTTGTGGGCGACATTTACCCGCAGTAATCCGTCCCATGATATGTACGGTGTGAACAGCAGTTACAACTATAAACATTGGGGCTGTGACCAGATCATTATCGATGCCAGAGTGAAGCCGCATCAGGCACCACCATTAATTCCGGACCCATCTGTTGAGAAAGGGATTGAACGCTTTTTCGTACAGGGAGCGAGCCTGAGTTCAATCAAAATTTAG